A genomic segment from Microbulbifer elongatus encodes:
- a CDS encoding IS30 family transposase: MKYQQITREERYTIAAYRAQGLSVSHIAELTGRHRSTLYREFQRNSCHRTDGGYRPSKADSRTRGRRRRSRRNRHYSERHFKLVRALLRKKYSPEQIVGYIRRHKLMKRRLSHETIYQYIWRNKKNGGNLWTHLRQASKQRRKRYKAYDSRGRLADKRHITDRPKSVEGRRYKGHWEIDTVHGRGSNHCIVTLLERKTGFVMIGKLKNKSTYGLNKKTVRLINRDPRNIKTITADNGTEFHQYKKIEDCCAVKFYFATPYHSWERGSNEHVNGLIRQYLPKNQSMEDITQQQCDAIAMKLNSRPRKRFGYKTPEEMYYGR, encoded by the coding sequence ATGAAGTATCAACAGATCACCAGAGAAGAAAGATACACGATTGCGGCCTATCGTGCACAAGGTCTTTCCGTCAGCCATATTGCCGAGTTGACTGGACGCCACAGGAGTACTCTCTATAGGGAGTTCCAACGTAACAGCTGCCACCGAACAGATGGCGGTTATAGACCGAGCAAGGCCGACAGTCGTACTCGAGGGCGACGTAGACGATCACGTCGTAATAGGCACTACTCTGAACGCCACTTTAAACTTGTGCGAGCGTTACTTCGGAAAAAGTACAGCCCAGAGCAAATAGTCGGTTATATACGCAGACATAAATTGATGAAACGCCGGTTAAGCCACGAAACTATCTACCAGTATATCTGGAGAAATAAGAAGAATGGCGGCAATTTATGGACGCATTTACGCCAAGCCTCAAAGCAGCGTCGAAAGCGCTACAAAGCCTATGACAGCAGGGGGCGACTTGCGGATAAACGGCACATCACAGACCGACCTAAAAGTGTTGAGGGCAGGCGTTACAAGGGCCATTGGGAAATTGACACTGTTCACGGCCGGGGCAGCAACCACTGCATTGTTACATTGCTGGAGCGTAAAACGGGGTTTGTCATGATTGGAAAGCTCAAAAATAAATCAACCTATGGGCTGAACAAAAAAACTGTACGGTTAATTAACCGTGATCCGAGAAATATTAAAACTATAACCGCTGACAATGGTACTGAATTCCACCAATATAAGAAGATTGAAGACTGCTGTGCAGTAAAATTCTATTTTGCCACCCCGTACCACTCCTGGGAGCGAGGAAGCAATGAGCATGTCAATGGATTAATCAGACAATACCTTCCGAAGAATCAAAGCATGGAAGACATTACGCAGCAGCAATGTGACGCTATTGCAATGAAATTAAATAGTCGCCCCAGAAAACGGTTCGGCTACAAAACCCCAGAAGAGATGTACTATGGAAGATAA
- a CDS encoding radical SAM protein: MEVVHSKRKNKFCFDNYKSRFGPDGLHLFNRETGTNILIDEVEIPVDRWSMAPRQVSIALTNTCDLSCSHCYAPKNKAKLEFGLLTSLLRTLDLNGCMGVGFGGGEPTLYPKFAELCEFAAIETGLAVTMTTHGHRLDEILLKKISGRIHFVRVSMDGVGATYENIRNRSFDSLVNKVKLLKDVSPFGINFVVNSTTIKELDEAARIADDLGAAELLLLPEVTVGRGVGIDNDTAADMQNWIQAYQGNARLAISETHVTGIPVCEPFEKETGVSAYAHIDASGILRRNSFAQDGVLIEGEDIMDALQVLREKNK, encoded by the coding sequence ATGGAGGTGGTTCATTCAAAGAGAAAAAATAAATTTTGTTTTGACAATTATAAATCTCGATTTGGTCCAGATGGTCTTCATCTCTTTAATCGAGAAACTGGAACCAATATTCTTATTGATGAGGTCGAAATTCCAGTTGATCGCTGGTCAATGGCCCCCCGCCAAGTATCTATAGCTTTAACAAATACATGTGATCTCTCATGCTCTCATTGCTATGCCCCTAAGAACAAAGCCAAGCTTGAATTTGGTTTACTTACCAGTTTGCTCCGTACTCTAGATCTAAACGGCTGCATGGGAGTTGGTTTTGGTGGGGGAGAGCCGACTTTATACCCAAAGTTTGCTGAGTTATGCGAATTTGCGGCAATTGAAACAGGTCTTGCAGTAACGATGACAACTCATGGGCATAGGCTAGATGAAATCCTTCTTAAGAAAATATCCGGAAGGATACATTTTGTGCGAGTGAGTATGGATGGGGTTGGAGCTACATACGAAAACATTCGCAATCGTTCTTTTGACAGCCTAGTAAATAAAGTTAAGCTCTTAAAAGATGTCTCGCCGTTCGGAATAAACTTTGTTGTTAACTCAACAACAATCAAAGAGCTAGATGAAGCAGCTCGAATTGCTGATGATCTAGGTGCAGCAGAGCTGCTCCTACTTCCCGAGGTGACTGTTGGCAGAGGCGTTGGGATAGACAATGACACAGCAGCTGATATGCAGAATTGGATACAGGCTTACCAAGGAAACGCAAGGTTAGCAATTAGCGAAACCCATGTTACGGGTATCCCTGTGTGTGAGCCGTTTGAAAAAGAAACAGGGGTGAGTGCATATGCGCATATCGACGCAAGCGGCATACTTAGAAGAAATTCATTTGCTCAAGATGGAGTTTTAATTGAAGGCGAAGATATCATGGATGCATTGCAAGTATTAAGAGAAAAAAATAAATAA
- a CDS encoding DUF6375 family protein yields MNLVMIGQFESIEEAEKAKDLIETVTEKIYDKVDCGENRPKRFSNEVMDIFREKNLYIFGPEELEQFRYDHSLDIEGNKIIFRTAESDISVFLKLLIHQGAKVQVYSAHNYPDEEYGRGK; encoded by the coding sequence ATGAATCTTGTGATGATTGGTCAGTTTGAGAGCATTGAGGAGGCTGAAAAAGCTAAAGATTTAATAGAGACTGTTACTGAGAAAATATATGACAAGGTTGATTGTGGTGAAAATCGACCCAAAAGGTTTTCTAACGAAGTTATGGATATATTTCGAGAAAAGAACCTCTATATTTTTGGGCCTGAAGAATTGGAGCAATTTCGATATGACCACTCATTAGATATTGAAGGAAATAAGATAATTTTTAGAACAGCAGAAAGCGATATATCCGTATTCTTGAAGCTACTTATTCATCAAGGAGCAAAGGTGCAAGTGTATAGTGCTCATAATTATCCAGATGAAGAATACGGCAGAGGAAAATAG
- a CDS encoding NACHT domain-containing protein: MSLDWSAFDILPGDARINFENLCRGIVRAHWAKYGEFDALKNQPGVEFHLNLNQKCPALGDSSRWYGWQCKKFDLTKDGSLTAASKTQITHSLGKTVEHLPHLTDWVLWTPYTLSKSDQQWFKGLNSEYPYSLHLWADEEIENNLVGPALLLRGAYFGELVITPDDLKARHDESIAPIKDRWINPVHQETDVERTIRRMLGEPNYWEDMVALGQGLSSAASTIKAWKSTDPNLTSLQTPFGKACSAFSEVLLQFHEILSEGDIDLIQQWLSNRKSLIDSDVVSFPRLLRKQNIAIALEVTNAIDDMRIAQSLFDEVEEYLDVGMVAVLADAGGGKTHMAAELSSAQENRPAGILLHGRNFHRGQNQHDLARQFLVNGTPLDSMEKMLVSLDAAAKRAGCILPLVIDGLNEAENPKGWKDVLSYIQTTVKNYPNVLVICTLRTGEHKRPCWSRHETETRETFAVQSLPDGIWKFECGGFGEDVYDAIGKYFEYYKISCESGVEIPTSFLNHPLNLRIFCDVINPKRENVVEINYFPASLAHLFDEHLQNTCNRIATMKNLNYSSQELKSAIYQFGISLWESKGREIDDATYRDLINDSARNWNESVINLFAQEGIIFRNPAQEPGKYVITPVYDALGGHIIADSLLKKYAQDRSFEWFNTPSVMSAFGGESSYSLAYDIFKSLVALVPSRMYGEQLWKNVPEPYKQRALLHASELNAEHLDEEAVSELASLISDKSEKVRTIFSRLWLTKGALKHPLNADFLDSVLSKMSVDERDLSWTEWVRNEQGRDKKRLIPELSSLEAKWKDDPTYRSDSDRLRAKAIKWLLTSTDHPLRNAATKALYWYGRGDPEFLFNETIKSLEINDPYVPERMLAASYGVGMSLSAQLPNNPLFTSGILLKFAGHVFEAMFKDGAKHYTTHHLMRDFASRIIELAQYHSPSFFSDSDIKRTLPPFSADKAQNWGERYLEDDSGIWKRIGEASKSILGRKLYRKLNDLLPKKWKDKAMEKRISLRKQSPFLMDFENYTIGRLVPGRGNYDYDHKEYQKVRAQLQWRVEQLGWSYENFEKVEESIQSRQGYERRSNEKLKTDRYGKKYSWIAYYEMHGFLKDRGILDEYDDWRRTDTQNIDPSFSEPIPTHTLIETNFLGDDKTTTPDWIKEGNLPEIEQYLQLQNVGEEEGPWVALDGYVSQENKDLKRETFLFVRSLLVPTKEKDEILAFLSKQDMSGGWLPDKLDFSQTFFAEVPWSSAYPEISTCDLSFVTGKNVVTRQRPKVEIVRNEQTISIINHDEMEEYEEVEREYKTFKAILPVCNLRQDITDGEVGDASALTKELTSDMKLIGQPQSFDLYTKCGKKATHYVFHKGKGYKDRHSMYYLKEDFLDNFMEKNEMSLIWVIWGGRNNSFAWPHRSVDDLPEPRYAVFSFVKAHQVKV, from the coding sequence TTGTCTTTAGATTGGTCTGCTTTTGACATACTTCCGGGTGATGCTCGTATTAATTTTGAAAATCTGTGTCGGGGCATAGTCCGTGCGCATTGGGCTAAGTATGGCGAATTTGACGCGTTGAAAAATCAACCCGGTGTGGAGTTTCATCTAAATCTAAATCAAAAATGTCCGGCCTTAGGAGATTCTTCTCGCTGGTATGGCTGGCAGTGTAAGAAGTTTGATTTAACAAAAGATGGAAGCTTAACAGCGGCTAGTAAAACCCAAATAACACATTCCTTGGGCAAAACTGTAGAGCACCTTCCACATTTGACTGATTGGGTGCTATGGACTCCGTACACACTAAGCAAGTCAGACCAACAATGGTTTAAAGGTCTAAATTCGGAATACCCTTATTCTCTCCATTTATGGGCCGATGAAGAAATAGAGAACAACCTGGTTGGCCCGGCTCTGCTGTTAAGAGGCGCATATTTTGGAGAGCTGGTTATTACTCCAGATGATTTAAAGGCCAGACATGATGAATCTATAGCCCCAATAAAAGATAGATGGATCAACCCTGTTCACCAAGAAACAGATGTCGAAAGAACAATAAGGCGTATGCTGGGGGAGCCTAATTACTGGGAGGATATGGTTGCGCTGGGTCAAGGGCTATCCTCAGCGGCCTCTACTATTAAGGCTTGGAAAAGCACAGACCCGAATCTTACCAGTCTTCAAACGCCATTTGGCAAAGCTTGTTCAGCATTCTCTGAAGTGCTCCTTCAATTTCATGAGATATTGTCAGAAGGCGATATAGATTTAATTCAGCAATGGCTTTCAAACCGAAAGTCGTTAATTGATTCAGATGTGGTCTCTTTTCCGAGGTTGTTACGAAAGCAGAATATAGCCATAGCATTAGAGGTAACTAATGCAATTGATGACATGCGTATCGCGCAAAGTCTGTTTGATGAGGTGGAAGAATACTTAGATGTTGGTATGGTCGCCGTTCTTGCTGATGCGGGGGGAGGAAAAACACACATGGCGGCAGAGTTAAGCTCTGCGCAAGAAAATAGACCTGCGGGCATTTTATTACATGGACGAAACTTTCACCGGGGACAGAATCAGCACGATTTAGCTCGCCAGTTTTTAGTCAATGGAACACCATTGGATAGTATGGAGAAGATGCTTGTATCTCTTGACGCAGCAGCAAAAAGGGCGGGATGTATTTTACCTTTGGTTATTGATGGATTAAATGAAGCGGAAAATCCTAAAGGGTGGAAGGATGTTCTCTCTTATATTCAAACTACAGTCAAGAACTACCCTAATGTTCTGGTTATATGCACTTTACGGACAGGAGAGCATAAAAGACCTTGCTGGTCACGTCATGAAACGGAAACCAGAGAAACTTTTGCTGTGCAATCATTGCCTGATGGCATTTGGAAGTTTGAATGTGGAGGCTTTGGCGAAGATGTGTATGATGCGATTGGGAAGTACTTTGAGTACTATAAAATTTCCTGCGAAAGCGGTGTGGAGATACCAACCAGTTTCTTAAATCATCCTCTTAATTTAAGAATTTTCTGCGATGTTATAAACCCTAAGCGTGAGAATGTTGTCGAGATAAATTATTTTCCGGCATCTCTTGCCCATTTATTTGATGAGCATCTCCAAAACACATGTAACCGTATAGCAACGATGAAGAACCTAAACTATTCTTCTCAAGAGCTTAAAAGTGCCATATATCAATTCGGAATTTCTCTGTGGGAGAGTAAAGGCAGAGAAATTGATGATGCAACCTACAGAGACTTGATAAATGATAGCGCACGTAACTGGAATGAGAGCGTTATCAACTTATTTGCACAAGAAGGTATTATTTTCAGGAACCCTGCGCAAGAACCGGGAAAATACGTTATCACGCCTGTTTATGATGCTTTAGGTGGGCATATTATCGCTGATTCATTGCTAAAAAAATACGCGCAGGATAGAAGCTTTGAATGGTTTAACACACCCTCTGTAATGTCAGCATTTGGTGGGGAAAGCAGCTATTCTCTTGCTTACGATATATTTAAGTCATTGGTTGCGCTTGTGCCTAGCAGAATGTACGGCGAACAACTATGGAAGAACGTACCAGAGCCATACAAACAGAGGGCCTTGCTTCATGCGTCAGAATTAAATGCGGAGCACTTAGATGAGGAAGCTGTAAGCGAGTTAGCTTCTCTGATAAGCGACAAATCCGAAAAAGTACGTACAATATTCTCAAGACTCTGGCTAACAAAAGGTGCGTTAAAACATCCCCTGAATGCTGATTTTTTAGATTCTGTTTTGTCTAAAATGTCAGTAGATGAAAGAGACCTTAGCTGGACAGAATGGGTGCGCAATGAACAAGGCAGGGATAAAAAGAGGCTTATCCCTGAGCTATCTTCGCTGGAAGCCAAATGGAAAGATGATCCAACTTATCGTTCTGACTCGGATCGTTTAAGAGCAAAAGCTATTAAGTGGTTGCTCACTAGCACAGACCACCCACTCCGTAACGCTGCGACAAAAGCGCTGTATTGGTATGGGCGGGGTGATCCAGAATTCCTATTTAATGAAACAATCAAATCCCTTGAGATTAATGATCCTTATGTCCCGGAGCGTATGTTGGCGGCAAGTTATGGTGTTGGGATGTCCCTGAGTGCCCAGCTTCCTAATAATCCCTTATTTACCAGCGGTATCTTATTAAAGTTTGCAGGGCATGTATTTGAGGCAATGTTCAAAGACGGCGCCAAGCATTATACTACACACCACCTTATGCGCGACTTTGCCTCAAGGATTATAGAGTTAGCCCAGTATCACAGCCCAAGCTTCTTTTCTGATAGCGATATAAAAAGAACATTGCCTCCGTTTTCTGCGGACAAAGCCCAAAATTGGGGCGAAAGGTATTTAGAAGACGATTCAGGCATATGGAAACGCATAGGCGAGGCTTCTAAGTCCATTTTAGGGAGAAAGCTTTACCGTAAGCTCAATGATCTTTTGCCTAAGAAGTGGAAAGATAAGGCTATGGAAAAAAGAATTAGCCTTAGAAAGCAATCGCCATTCCTGATGGATTTTGAAAATTACACAATTGGTCGATTGGTGCCTGGGCGAGGTAACTATGACTATGACCATAAGGAATATCAAAAGGTACGTGCACAGTTACAATGGCGAGTAGAGCAGCTTGGGTGGTCATACGAAAATTTTGAAAAGGTAGAGGAGTCTATACAAAGCAGGCAGGGCTATGAGCGCAGGTCAAACGAGAAACTAAAAACAGATCGCTACGGGAAAAAGTATTCTTGGATTGCCTATTATGAGATGCACGGATTTCTCAAAGATAGAGGTATCTTGGATGAATACGATGACTGGCGAAGGACTGATACACAAAATATAGACCCAAGTTTTTCTGAGCCAATTCCCACACATACGCTTATAGAAACAAATTTTTTGGGTGATGATAAGACGACTACCCCAGATTGGATAAAAGAAGGTAATCTTCCTGAGATTGAGCAATATTTACAGTTGCAGAATGTGGGTGAGGAAGAAGGGCCGTGGGTCGCTCTGGATGGATATGTTAGTCAAGAAAATAAGGACTTAAAAAGAGAGACGTTCTTATTTGTTCGTAGCCTCCTTGTGCCTACAAAAGAAAAAGATGAAATTCTGGCTTTTCTGAGCAAGCAGGATATGAGTGGGGGATGGCTTCCCGATAAGCTAGATTTTTCGCAGACTTTCTTTGCCGAAGTTCCTTGGAGCTCTGCCTACCCTGAGATTAGCACCTGCGACTTGTCTTTCGTTACCGGGAAGAACGTGGTTACTCGTCAAAGGCCGAAAGTTGAAATCGTTAGAAATGAGCAAACAATTTCAATTATTAACCATGATGAAATGGAAGAATATGAAGAAGTGGAAAGAGAATATAAAACCTTTAAGGCCATTTTGCCCGTTTGTAATCTAAGGCAGGACATTACTGATGGTGAAGTTGGGGACGCCTCTGCTTTAACCAAGGAATTAACTAGCGATATGAAATTAATTGGACAGCCACAGTCTTTTGATTTGTATACGAAGTGCGGGAAAAAGGCTACCCATTACGTCTTTCATAAAGGAAAGGGGTATAAGGATAGGCATTCTATGTATTATCTAAAAGAAGACTTCTTGGATAACTTCATGGAAAAGAATGAGATGTCTTTAATTTGGGTCATTTGGGGGGGGCGAAACAATTCATTTGCTTGGCCGCACAGGTCCGTTGATGATTTGCCCGAACCTCGGTATGCAGTTTTTAGTTTCGTAAAGGCTCATCAAGTTAAGGTATGA
- a CDS encoding FMN-binding negative transcriptional regulator yields the protein MYIPRNFRVESDQEIFDFIEANAFGQLVSNVGGRIFSTHLPVLLSEDRKHVLAHIAKANPQHKKIKGQEVLITLEGPHGYISPSWYENPGVPTWNYQSAHIYGYARVFDDRDRLMAVVESLTAKYENSFREPWAPAYNEAMLNAIVGIEVEISEVQCKFKLGQNRKAGDMEGVVKNLRELGSTDLAEATEKYVLEGAVQD from the coding sequence ATGTACATCCCCAGAAACTTCCGCGTAGAAAGCGACCAGGAAATCTTTGATTTTATCGAAGCCAACGCATTCGGACAGCTTGTCTCCAATGTGGGCGGGCGAATCTTTTCCACCCACCTTCCTGTACTCTTGTCAGAAGACAGAAAGCATGTGCTGGCGCATATCGCCAAGGCCAATCCCCAGCATAAGAAGATCAAAGGCCAGGAGGTTCTGATCACTCTGGAAGGACCTCATGGATACATCTCGCCATCCTGGTATGAGAATCCGGGCGTCCCTACCTGGAACTACCAGTCCGCTCACATATATGGCTATGCCAGAGTATTTGATGATCGAGACCGGCTGATGGCTGTGGTGGAAAGCCTTACCGCTAAATATGAAAACTCGTTTCGGGAACCTTGGGCTCCTGCCTACAACGAGGCCATGCTGAACGCGATTGTCGGTATTGAAGTGGAAATTTCCGAGGTCCAGTGTAAGTTCAAGCTCGGTCAGAACCGCAAGGCCGGGGACATGGAGGGCGTCGTGAAAAATTTGCGAGAGCTTGGATCAACCGATTTGGCAGAGGCAACAGAAAAATACGTACTGGAAGGTGCGGTTCAGGATTAA
- a CDS encoding protein adenylyltransferase SelO: MTQPSTSPDKTRVTTFDEFAQQVDYSLMDSLNADPDATADGDDHRARQVFSGHFVPVTPTPIGQPEYVAHSHGLFQELGLSDELAQDHKFTQLFSGDISAARAPMRNFGWATGYALSIYGTEYVRQCPFGTGNGYGDGRAISVFEGVFNGQRWEMQLKGGGPTPYCRGADGRAVLRSSVREFLAQEYMHALRVPTSRSLTLYVSKTDTVSRPWYSDHSNSFDPDIITENPVAISTRVAPSFLRVGQIELFARRARSHAYDNALEELRMIVMHLIAREYQDEIDPSLNFSDQVIELARLFRQRLSALVANWLRVGYCQGNFNSDNCAAGGFTLDYGPFGFCEVFDPEFQPWTGGGQHFSFFNQPTAAEANFHMFWTAIRPLLADDNESLERLDQIRRDFQEVMQEQLHHMWAAKLGLTEFNLDLFKELVTLMNRSEVDYTMFFRELSHIPEDISPLKKSFYTKTSAELDEKWQSWLSSWRDLVLAGQHLSTAADKMKRINPKYAWREWLIVPAYQQATQGEYSLIKELQEVLSHPYDEQSKEIEEKYYRLRPNEYLNAGGVSHYSCSS, translated from the coding sequence ATGACTCAGCCATCCACATCACCGGACAAAACCAGGGTGACCACCTTCGATGAATTTGCCCAGCAGGTAGATTATTCGCTGATGGATAGCCTGAATGCCGACCCAGACGCCACAGCGGATGGCGATGATCACCGTGCGCGCCAGGTATTCTCCGGGCACTTCGTGCCGGTAACACCAACACCGATTGGACAGCCAGAATATGTCGCCCACAGCCACGGCCTCTTTCAAGAACTAGGGCTCAGCGACGAACTTGCCCAAGACCATAAATTTACCCAGTTATTCTCTGGAGATATCTCCGCAGCCCGCGCCCCCATGCGCAACTTCGGCTGGGCAACCGGTTATGCGCTCTCCATTTACGGTACGGAATATGTCCGACAATGCCCATTTGGCACCGGCAATGGGTATGGTGATGGACGGGCCATCTCCGTGTTCGAAGGGGTATTTAACGGACAGCGCTGGGAAATGCAATTAAAAGGAGGCGGCCCCACGCCCTATTGCCGCGGAGCCGATGGGCGCGCGGTATTGCGCTCAAGCGTACGTGAATTTCTCGCGCAGGAGTATATGCACGCGTTGCGTGTGCCGACCTCGCGCTCATTAACCCTGTATGTATCAAAGACCGATACCGTTTCCCGCCCCTGGTATTCCGATCATTCCAATTCGTTTGATCCAGACATTATCACCGAGAACCCGGTCGCGATATCAACACGGGTAGCGCCTTCGTTCCTGCGTGTCGGACAAATTGAATTATTTGCCCGCCGCGCCCGCAGCCATGCGTATGACAATGCGCTTGAGGAGCTGCGTATGATCGTTATGCATTTGATTGCCAGAGAATACCAAGATGAAATCGACCCCAGCCTCAATTTTTCAGATCAAGTGATTGAGTTAGCCCGATTATTTCGCCAGCGCCTTAGCGCATTGGTCGCCAACTGGCTCCGCGTCGGTTACTGCCAGGGAAATTTCAACAGCGACAACTGCGCCGCTGGCGGTTTTACGCTGGATTATGGGCCATTTGGTTTCTGCGAAGTTTTCGACCCCGAGTTCCAACCCTGGACCGGTGGTGGCCAACACTTTTCATTCTTCAATCAGCCAACCGCCGCAGAGGCGAACTTCCATATGTTCTGGACAGCCATCCGCCCACTGCTCGCGGACGACAATGAATCGCTAGAACGGCTGGATCAAATACGCCGTGATTTCCAAGAGGTAATGCAAGAGCAATTACATCACATGTGGGCCGCCAAGCTCGGGCTCACCGAGTTTAACCTGGATCTGTTTAAGGAGCTGGTGACGCTTATGAATCGCTCGGAAGTGGATTACACCATGTTCTTTCGTGAGCTATCCCATATACCTGAGGATATTTCCCCATTGAAAAAGAGCTTCTATACCAAAACATCCGCTGAGCTCGACGAGAAATGGCAATCCTGGTTAAGTAGCTGGCGTGACCTGGTGTTAGCCGGCCAACACTTATCGACGGCAGCGGACAAGATGAAACGCATTAACCCGAAGTATGCGTGGCGTGAATGGCTGATTGTCCCAGCCTATCAACAGGCCACGCAGGGTGAGTACAGCCTGATCAAGGAACTGCAGGAAGTCCTGAGCCACCCTTATGATGAACAATCAAAAGAAATCGAAGAGAAGTACTATCGTTTGAGACCCAATGAGTATTTAAATGCGGGTGGTGTATCACACTACAGCTGCTCGTCTTGA
- a CDS encoding PI-PLC domain-containing protein has protein sequence MEITYYNLGPQRRLHEIIFAGSHDAAITSGKRNVQTQNLNIYQQAKVGVRIFDLRILAKGDAQEASLFAYHGSGKKAKQHTMHSAHTGKVHNVDVSPGMSLGSTGLKLSDMLNSAKRFVTEPATRNEFLILKFDKCSNWQLIAETCIAILGDRIFKKRGATEFSKLTLQELAGKVVCVFNDKALKEIPGFTLGPQDGILGFRSLKSKKGPNKAYQPDYSGMQYFGKGGTAVSHVFHTKRKKRKENFDKQKKIMLQMANSDDLQSANVLGMMYWTATGLSSSIKHRDDVLWNRTGVHKMGELWRCGLEASIGHQMELERIKCLEWGGKMRMKAFFPNIVMIDFASYDKCKTIYELNKLKDEMLANAYTQYVGEDEPAEPGLQPKPRAAFA, from the coding sequence ATGGAAATCACCTATTACAACCTGGGGCCGCAACGGCGCCTGCATGAAATCATTTTTGCAGGCAGCCACGATGCTGCCATTACTTCCGGCAAAAGGAACGTCCAGACCCAAAACCTGAATATTTACCAGCAGGCAAAAGTAGGCGTGCGGATATTTGACCTGCGCATTCTGGCGAAGGGCGATGCGCAGGAGGCTTCGCTGTTCGCCTACCATGGCTCCGGGAAGAAAGCCAAGCAGCACACCATGCACAGTGCACACACCGGCAAGGTCCACAATGTGGATGTCAGCCCGGGGATGAGTCTGGGCAGCACCGGTTTAAAACTGTCCGACATGCTGAACAGCGCCAAACGATTCGTCACAGAGCCCGCCACCCGAAACGAATTTCTGATACTCAAGTTCGACAAGTGCTCCAACTGGCAGCTGATTGCCGAAACCTGTATCGCCATCCTCGGTGACCGCATTTTCAAGAAGCGAGGTGCCACCGAATTCAGCAAGCTGACCCTGCAGGAGCTCGCCGGTAAAGTCGTCTGTGTATTCAATGACAAGGCGCTAAAGGAGATACCCGGATTCACGCTTGGCCCGCAGGATGGCATTCTCGGCTTCCGCTCGCTGAAATCCAAAAAGGGGCCTAACAAGGCTTACCAACCCGATTATTCGGGTATGCAGTACTTCGGCAAAGGGGGAACGGCCGTCAGCCATGTCTTCCATACCAAGCGGAAAAAGCGCAAGGAGAACTTTGATAAGCAGAAGAAAATCATGCTGCAGATGGCCAACTCGGATGACCTGCAATCTGCCAACGTTCTGGGCATGATGTACTGGACCGCCACCGGCCTCTCCAGCAGTATTAAACACCGCGACGATGTGCTGTGGAACAGGACCGGCGTGCACAAGATGGGGGAGCTTTGGCGGTGTGGCCTGGAGGCCTCCATTGGGCACCAGATGGAGCTGGAGCGTATCAAATGCCTGGAGTGGGGGGGCAAAATGCGCATGAAAGCCTTCTTCCCCAATATCGTGATGATTGACTTCGCCAGTTATGACAAGTGCAAAACCATTTACGAGCTGAATAAGCTCAAGGATGAGATGCTGGCGAACGCCTACACCCAATACGTAGGGGAGGACGAGCCCGCTGAGCCCGGCCTGCAACCCAAACCCCGGGCCGCTTTTGCCTAG